The Cutaneotrichosporon cavernicola HIS019 DNA, chromosome: 5 DNA segment ACCGCCTCAGCCTTTGTTCATGGTATCTATGCGGCTGATCCAGCCGCTTTGTCCCTCCGCTCAGCATTTGGGATGCTCCACGCGGCCGAGAAGAGGGGCGGCAGCGTGGTGATGGGCATGCTCCGCAGCCCAAAGAATGAAGCAGAAGAGGCGGCGTGGGCCAAGATCGGGGAGCTGGgcaaggagagggagggatggAACATGTACGCTCTGCGCGGGGGGATGTGCCAGCTTATTACGGCGTTGGAGAAGAACGCTCGCGATGCGGGAGTAGAAATCAAGAGATCGCGCGTGCTCCGCATCAACCCCGATACGAGGGTAAATGTCGAGACGAGCTACGGCCCTTTGCGGGTCGACCACGTCGTTGCTGCTCTCCCGCCCCGTCGACTTGATCGGatcctctccgcctccctcccacACCTCCTTGCCAACTCGTCAACCACTGTCGGAGTGGTCAATGtcgtcctccccctcccgcCCAAGGAAGTACATCCAGACGGATTCGGATACCTCATCCCTCGAGGTGGATGTAATCCCGAAGGAGCGCTGGGTGTTGTTTTCGACTCGACAGCTCTCCCCGGAACAGATGACGGCGGCTTGGAGGGCCAAGTCACCAAGCTTACCGTCATGCTTGGCGGTCCCCATTGGAGCAGTTATGGCGGCGTTCGCGAACCGGCacacgaggacgagcttattcctctcgctctctctcatctccGCCGCGCATTCCCGCATCTCAAAGCTGAACCACTCCTCACCGTCCCACACCTGAATAGGGAGTGTATTCCGACTTATGCACCAGGACACGGTGCTCGGTTACGGGATATTCACGAGGCCATCGAATCCGGCCCGTGGAAGAACCGACTGAgtgtcgtcggcgcggggTATGGCGGGGTTAGCGTCAATGACTgcgtgctcggcgcggaGATTG contains these protein-coding regions:
- the HEM14 gene encoding uncharacterized protein (Catalyzes the 6-electron oxidation of protoporphyrinogen-IX to form protoporphyrin-IX), whose translation is MPPRTVAVIGGGLSGLTAAYRLAKSGARVTLLESAPRLGGWAQTQSYPLSFERNGQTHTGSVSLEFGPRSIRPRGGPGAPAMLQLIQDLGLCDRIVPIPNDHPAAKNRYLFDPDSGKLSAVQASPLAVLNPRTAPAIRQLLLAFAMEPFRRSRPPDGDESVAAFFERRFGKRVARTASAFVHGIYAADPAALSLRSAFGMLHAAEKRGGSVVMGMLRSPKNEAEEAAWAKIGELGKEREGWNMYALRGGMCQLITALEKNARDAGVEIKRSRVLRINPDTRVNVETSYGPLRVDHVVAALPPRRLDRILSASLPHLLANSSTTVGVVNVVLPLPPKEVHPDGFGYLIPRGGCNPEGALGVVFDSTALPGTDDGGLEGQVTKLTVMLGGPHWSSYGGVREPAHEDELIPLALSHLRRAFPHLKAEPLLTVPHLNRECIPTYAPGHGARLRDIHEAIESGPWKNRLSVVGAGYGGVSVNDCVLGAEIVASGLASGTVTGLERWADWE